One genomic region from Prevotella sp. Rep29 encodes:
- the ribH gene encoding 6,7-dimethyl-8-ribityllumazine synthase, with the protein MATSLHNLSDYDTQAVPDASNMCFGIVVSEWNKEITGALLEGTVNTLEKHGTLPENIHVKTVPGSFELVYGAHQMTLNGGYDAIIILGCVIRGETPHFDYICQGVTAGIAHLNATSEIPVVYGLLTTDNLQQAKDRSGGTMGNKGDECAVVAIKMAKF; encoded by the coding sequence ATGGCAACATCACTGCATAACCTTTCCGACTACGACACACAAGCCGTGCCTGACGCCAGTAACATGTGCTTCGGTATTGTCGTGTCTGAATGGAACAAAGAGATTACCGGCGCACTGCTTGAAGGAACCGTAAACACACTCGAGAAACACGGCACGCTGCCTGAAAACATTCACGTCAAGACCGTACCGGGAAGTTTCGAGTTGGTGTATGGTGCACATCAAATGACGCTGAACGGCGGATACGACGCCATCATCATCTTGGGATGTGTCATCAGAGGGGAAACGCCACACTTCGACTACATCTGCCAAGGTGTTACAGCCGGCATCGCCCATCTGAACGCTACGAGCGAGATTCCCGTCGTATATGGTCTCCTCACCACCGACAACCTGCAACAGGCTAAGGACAGGAGCGGAGGAACGATGGGAAACAAAGGCGATGAGTGTGCTGTCGTCGCCATTAAAATGGCAAAGTTCTAA
- the feoB gene encoding ferrous iron transport protein B, with protein sequence MRLSDLKTGEKGVIVKVLGHGGFRKRIVEMGFIKGKVVQVLLNAPLQDPVKYKVMGYEVSLRHEEAEMIEVISVSEAEKLQQEELMQASDAVRGKLAEERPMTDKQLKAAAMKKRRIINVALVGNPNCGKTSLFNFASGAHERVGNYSGVTVDAKEGTAFFEGYEFRLVDLPGTYSLSAYSPEEMYVRRQIIDKTPDFVINVIDSSNLERNLYLTTQLVDMNLRMVCALNMFDELEARGDKLDLRTLGVLFGVPMIPTVFKTGKGVDLLFHIIINMYEGMDFLDKDGNINPEVARDLQEWHKSYEGKHGGDHEEDYSHGTRPNKSVYRHIHLNHGVYIEDAISKLYEELQREDSLRHKYSMRYLAIKLLEMDAHAEKLVGTLSNGKQILAVRDAAAANIQKELKEDSETAVMNAKYAFIHGALQEAGYEEGTKMDTYQVTHILDHFITHKYFGFPLFFVLIFMMFWVTFTLGQYPMDWIDTGVAALGDWVGRVMPDGPLRDMVVDGIIAGVGAVIVFLPQILILYAFISFMEDSGYMARAAFIMDRLMHKMGVHGKSFIPLIMGFGCNVPAVMATRTIESRRSRLITMLVLPLMSCSARLPIYIMITSTFFALKYRSWIMISLYFIGIVMAVLMSRIFSRYVVKGDDVPFVMELPPYRFPTGKAMFRHTWEKGKQYLKKMGGIILVASVIVWALGYFPHHEELTPQEQQEQSYIGRIGKTIEPAFRAQGFDWKLDVGLLAGVGAKEIVASTMGVLYAGDETVADDEEADSVKYANLHKKMSADGITPLVAFCFLLFVLLYFPCIATIAAIKNESGSWKWALFTVIYTTGLAWIVSAVVYQVGRLMGF encoded by the coding sequence ATGCGTTTATCAGACTTAAAGACAGGAGAGAAGGGAGTCATCGTAAAAGTTCTTGGACATGGTGGCTTCCGGAAGCGTATCGTGGAGATGGGTTTCATTAAAGGAAAAGTGGTACAGGTCCTTTTGAATGCTCCTCTCCAAGACCCGGTGAAATATAAAGTCATGGGCTATGAAGTATCTCTCCGTCATGAGGAAGCAGAGATGATTGAGGTCATTTCGGTTTCAGAAGCGGAAAAACTTCAGCAGGAAGAGTTGATGCAGGCTTCGGATGCTGTGAGGGGTAAACTTGCAGAGGAACGTCCGATGACTGACAAGCAGTTGAAAGCTGCAGCGATGAAGAAACGGCGCATTATCAATGTGGCATTGGTCGGCAATCCGAATTGCGGAAAGACCTCGCTGTTCAACTTCGCCTCCGGTGCCCATGAGCGGGTAGGAAACTATTCCGGAGTGACGGTGGATGCAAAGGAAGGAACGGCATTCTTCGAAGGGTATGAGTTTCGTCTGGTGGATCTTCCGGGAACCTATTCTCTCTCGGCATATAGCCCTGAGGAAATGTATGTGCGCCGGCAGATTATCGACAAGACTCCCGATTTCGTCATCAATGTGATTGATTCGAGCAATCTCGAGCGCAACCTGTATCTGACGACGCAGCTAGTGGACATGAACTTGCGCATGGTTTGTGCGCTCAATATGTTCGACGAGTTGGAAGCGAGAGGCGACAAGCTCGACCTGAGAACGCTGGGAGTGCTCTTCGGCGTGCCGATGATTCCGACGGTGTTCAAGACGGGGAAAGGTGTCGATTTGCTGTTCCACATTATTATAAATATGTATGAGGGGATGGACTTCCTCGACAAGGACGGCAACATCAATCCGGAAGTGGCTCGCGACCTGCAGGAGTGGCATAAGAGTTATGAAGGAAAGCATGGAGGCGACCATGAAGAGGATTACTCGCACGGCACCCGTCCGAACAAAAGCGTATATCGCCACATACACTTGAATCACGGAGTTTATATAGAAGATGCCATCAGCAAACTTTATGAGGAATTGCAGCGGGAGGACAGTCTGCGTCACAAGTATTCCATGCGCTATCTGGCTATCAAATTGCTGGAAATGGATGCGCATGCGGAAAAACTTGTCGGCACGCTGTCGAATGGCAAACAAATACTGGCTGTGCGAGATGCTGCTGCGGCAAACATTCAGAAAGAGCTGAAGGAGGATAGCGAGACGGCGGTGATGAATGCCAAGTATGCTTTCATCCACGGGGCTTTGCAGGAGGCTGGATACGAGGAGGGAACCAAGATGGACACCTATCAGGTGACACATATCTTGGACCATTTCATTACGCATAAGTATTTCGGCTTCCCGCTGTTTTTCGTGCTCATCTTCATGATGTTCTGGGTGACGTTCACGCTGGGACAATATCCGATGGATTGGATAGATACCGGTGTCGCGGCATTGGGCGACTGGGTCGGCAGGGTCATGCCCGACGGTCCGCTGCGCGACATGGTTGTCGATGGCATCATCGCCGGTGTGGGGGCGGTCATCGTATTTCTTCCGCAGATATTGATACTCTATGCTTTCATCTCCTTTATGGAAGACAGTGGCTACATGGCGCGCGCTGCGTTTATCATGGATAGGCTGATGCACAAGATGGGCGTGCATGGAAAGTCGTTTATTCCGCTCATTATGGGCTTCGGCTGCAATGTTCCGGCAGTGATGGCGACGCGCACGATTGAGAGTCGGCGTTCACGGCTGATTACGATGCTGGTGCTCCCACTGATGAGCTGTTCGGCACGCTTGCCGATATACATCATGATTACCAGTACGTTCTTTGCGCTGAAATACCGTTCATGGATTATGATTTCGCTCTATTTCATAGGCATTGTGATGGCTGTACTGATGAGTCGCATCTTCAGCCGGTATGTCGTGAAAGGCGATGACGTCCCATTCGTGATGGAACTGCCGCCATACCGCTTCCCGACAGGAAAGGCGATGTTCCGCCATACGTGGGAGAAAGGGAAGCAGTATCTGAAGAAGATGGGAGGCATCATTCTCGTGGCAAGCGTGATTGTCTGGGCGCTGGGCTATTTCCCTCACCATGAGGAACTGACACCGCAAGAGCAGCAGGAGCAGAGTTATATCGGGCGGATAGGGAAGACCATCGAGCCCGCGTTCCGTGCGCAGGGTTTCGACTGGAAACTGGATGTCGGTTTGCTTGCCGGTGTTGGTGCAAAAGAGATTGTGGCATCCACGATGGGTGTCCTTTATGCAGGCGATGAAACGGTTGCCGATGATGAAGAGGCTGATTCAGTTAAATATGCCAACCTTCATAAAAAGATGTCAGCCGACGGCATCACACCGCTTGTCGCATTCTGTTTCCTTCTGTTCGTCCTGTTGTATTTCCCGTGTATAGCAACCATTGCAGCAATCAAGAACGAGAGCGGTTCGTGGAAGTGGGCGCTCTTCACGGTCATCTATACGACGGGGTTGGCGTGGATCGTCTCGGCTGTGGTCTATCAGGTAGGAAGGCTGATGGGATTTTAG
- a CDS encoding tol-pal system YbgF family protein, with the protein MAKTQENKGAHELNEALNKSEAFIKKYKKALIAAIVAIIVIVAGIIFYNNYQAGRSVEASTAISTAQELIAQQQYEKALKGSGATAPGLIQVASDYSGTEAGNLANYYAGLCYAKMDKWDEAINYLEKFSPKSDLIISPMSQVALGDAYANKKRYDDAIDAYRKGVKLADKASESGENNAVSPMALKKVGIILYEQGKKAEALKVFQEIKEKYVNAPIVTGDVNQFTGQPSAPEIDKYIELVSE; encoded by the coding sequence ATGGCAAAAACACAAGAAAACAAGGGCGCTCACGAACTGAATGAGGCTCTGAACAAGTCTGAGGCTTTCATCAAGAAATACAAGAAAGCACTCATCGCTGCAATCGTTGCAATCATTGTTATCGTTGCAGGAATCATTTTCTACAACAACTACCAAGCCGGCCGCTCAGTAGAGGCATCGACCGCCATCTCTACGGCTCAGGAGCTCATCGCTCAACAGCAATACGAGAAAGCGCTGAAAGGAAGCGGAGCAACTGCTCCCGGACTGATTCAGGTGGCAAGCGACTATAGCGGAACAGAGGCTGGCAATCTGGCAAACTACTATGCCGGATTGTGCTATGCAAAGATGGACAAATGGGATGAAGCCATCAACTATCTGGAGAAATTCAGCCCGAAATCCGATTTGATTATCAGTCCGATGAGCCAAGTGGCACTCGGTGACGCATACGCCAACAAAAAACGTTACGACGACGCTATCGACGCTTATCGCAAAGGTGTGAAACTGGCTGACAAAGCATCGGAAAGCGGAGAAAACAACGCAGTGTCGCCAATGGCACTCAAGAAAGTCGGAATCATTCTCTATGAGCAGGGAAAGAAAGCTGAGGCATTGAAAGTGTTCCAGGAAATCAAGGAGAAATATGTCAACGCACCCATTGTTACAGGCGACGTGAATCAATTTACCGGACAGCCGTCAGCTCCTGAAATTGACAAATACATCGAACTCGTTTCTGAATAA
- a CDS encoding DUF4230 domain-containing protein produces MIRKRYYNLNDRRMTMAIGIAVIVVLFVIFKCGGMKLGTAADKRINITPVQIKQIKDIGQWEFLAIEDEELVDTVSKGIFSDDQLIRIYYGTIRLGIDLSKTKDNWIQTVEDTVKVVLPPIQLLDKDFIDEARTKAFFETGSWKQKDREHLYRKAQRMMLKRCLTKENIQTAQENAVEMFTKLLNGMGYEHVNIIVEH; encoded by the coding sequence ATGATACGCAAGAGATATTACAACCTAAATGACCGAAGAATGACGATGGCGATTGGCATCGCCGTCATCGTGGTGCTCTTCGTTATCTTCAAATGCGGAGGCATGAAATTGGGAACAGCCGCCGACAAGCGAATCAACATCACACCCGTCCAAATCAAACAGATAAAGGACATCGGACAATGGGAGTTTCTCGCCATCGAAGACGAAGAACTGGTGGACACCGTCAGCAAAGGCATCTTCTCCGACGACCAACTCATACGCATCTATTACGGCACCATCCGACTGGGCATCGACTTGAGCAAAACGAAAGACAACTGGATACAGACCGTGGAAGACACCGTCAAAGTCGTGCTCCCTCCTATCCAACTGCTCGACAAAGATTTCATCGACGAGGCACGCACGAAAGCATTCTTCGAAACGGGAAGCTGGAAACAGAAAGACCGGGAACACCTCTACCGGAAAGCACAGCGCATGATGCTCAAACGGTGTCTCACGAAAGAAAATATCCAAACAGCACAAGAAAATGCCGTCGAAATGTTTACCAAACTCCTCAACGGCATGGGCTACGAACACGTAAACATCATCGTTGAACACTAA
- a CDS encoding DNA replication/repair protein RecF has protein sequence MHLRKISIINYRNIRAATLDLSSKMNCFIGHNGEGKTNFLDAVYYLSFCRSAYNPVDSQLICHGQDFFVIEGDYLTDHGDEENFYCGMKRGTKKQFKHNKKSYKRLSQHIGRIPLVFVSPSDTLLIEGGSDERRHLMDVVIAQYDYAYIESLSNYNKALQQRNALLKMEEEPDLSLMEILEQQMAKEGEVISEKRSRFIEELIPMFQQIYQTISTGHEQVSLRYVSHCQRGPLLDVIQRDRMKDRAVGYSLHGVHRDDLEMLIDGYPMKREGSQGQNKTFVIALKLAQFDFLRRTATQTTPLLLLDDIFDKLDANRVEQIVRLVAGENFGQIFITDTNREHLDKILGAAAFEYKIFTVSKGNIVPQNT, from the coding sequence ATGCATTTAAGGAAAATATCCATCATTAACTATCGAAACATCCGGGCGGCAACGTTGGATTTGTCGTCGAAGATGAATTGTTTCATCGGTCATAACGGTGAAGGGAAGACCAATTTTCTGGATGCAGTCTATTATCTCTCGTTCTGCCGGAGTGCCTACAACCCCGTTGATTCGCAGTTGATTTGTCACGGACAGGACTTTTTCGTGATTGAAGGGGACTATCTGACAGACCATGGTGACGAAGAGAACTTCTACTGTGGAATGAAGCGCGGCACTAAAAAGCAGTTCAAGCATAACAAGAAAAGCTATAAGCGACTTTCACAGCATATCGGTCGGATACCGCTGGTGTTCGTCTCGCCTTCCGATACCCTTTTGATTGAAGGGGGGAGTGATGAGCGACGCCATCTGATGGACGTGGTTATTGCCCAATATGACTATGCTTACATCGAGTCGCTCTCGAACTATAACAAGGCTCTTCAGCAGCGCAATGCACTATTGAAGATGGAAGAAGAGCCGGACCTGTCTCTCATGGAGATTTTGGAACAGCAGATGGCGAAAGAGGGAGAGGTGATTTCTGAAAAACGCAGCCGTTTCATTGAGGAATTGATACCGATGTTCCAGCAAATCTATCAGACCATTTCTACCGGTCACGAGCAGGTGTCGCTGCGCTATGTGTCTCATTGCCAGCGCGGTCCGTTGCTGGATGTCATCCAGCGTGACCGCATGAAGGACCGTGCCGTGGGCTATTCGCTGCATGGCGTTCATCGCGACGACCTCGAAATGCTGATTGACGGCTATCCCATGAAGCGTGAAGGGAGCCAGGGACAGAACAAAACGTTTGTCATCGCCCTGAAACTGGCGCAGTTTGACTTCCTCCGCCGTACGGCAACTCAAACCACACCGCTGCTGCTCTTGGATGATATCTTCGACAAGTTGGATGCCAATCGGGTGGAACAGATAGTCAGGCTCGTCGCCGGAGAAAACTTCGGACAGATATTCATCACCGATACCAATCGGGAGCATCTGGACAAAATACTCGGTGCGGCAGCTTTTGAATACAAGATTTTCACGGTCAGCAAAGGCAACATTGTGCCTCAAAATACTTAA
- a CDS encoding nucleotidyl transferase AbiEii/AbiGii toxin family protein, which translates to MTIFDEMVAEFQPQNPTEKSNARNEVMQRITLSGLQRGGFFEHAAFYGGTCLRIFHGLHRFSEDMDFTLTKKNSDIHLEQYFPQIIEAFKLTGREVEIKKKEKKTFGKVESAFLKDNTDVYDIAFQTEKNVKVKIELDTNPPLGFDTEQKILFKPFTFMVRCVTLPDLFAGKMHAIVFRNWKARVKGRDWYDFQWYVAHQIPLNFSHLQNRIYDFNGILVSKDDFMAALRERLVQTDIDLVKQDVLRFLRSDPHELDIWSNDYFLQLADMIVFK; encoded by the coding sequence ATGACAATATTCGATGAAATGGTAGCGGAGTTTCAACCGCAGAATCCCACTGAAAAGAGTAACGCCAGAAACGAAGTGATGCAACGGATAACACTGTCCGGTCTGCAACGTGGTGGTTTTTTCGAACATGCAGCTTTCTATGGTGGCACTTGCCTGAGGATTTTCCACGGGTTGCACCGTTTTTCTGAGGACATGGATTTCACTTTGACGAAAAAAAACAGCGACATCCATCTCGAACAATATTTTCCACAGATTATCGAAGCGTTTAAGCTGACAGGCCGCGAAGTGGAAATCAAGAAAAAGGAAAAAAAAACTTTCGGCAAGGTGGAGTCTGCATTTCTCAAAGACAACACCGATGTTTATGACATCGCTTTTCAAACCGAAAAAAACGTGAAGGTGAAGATTGAATTGGACACCAATCCACCATTGGGGTTCGACACAGAACAGAAAATTCTGTTCAAACCTTTCACTTTTATGGTACGCTGTGTCACACTTCCCGACCTATTCGCAGGAAAGATGCATGCAATAGTCTTTCGAAACTGGAAAGCCCGCGTAAAAGGGCGCGACTGGTACGACTTTCAGTGGTATGTAGCGCACCAAATTCCTTTGAATTTCTCACATTTGCAAAACCGCATCTACGATTTCAACGGCATTCTGGTGTCGAAGGATGATTTTATGGCTGCTTTGAGGGAACGGCTTGTCCAAACGGACATTGATCTGGTCAAGCAAGACGTCCTGCGTTTTTTGCGATCAGACCCGCACGAACTCGACATCTGGTCGAACGATTATTTCCTGCAATTGGCAGACATGATCGTGTTCAAATAA
- a CDS encoding YkvA family protein, whose amino-acid sequence MELPDFMSYKDKFSKKKFVEKISRIAKRAGAKLVYAALILYYTLQSKSVSIKDKAIILGALGYLISPLDVMPDAIPIAGLTDDLAVLIYVLKKIWVDVSDEVKEKARTKLNDWFDEDEIKEIENLFEE is encoded by the coding sequence ATGGAACTACCCGATTTCATGTCATACAAAGACAAATTCTCGAAGAAGAAGTTTGTTGAGAAAATTTCGCGCATCGCCAAACGAGCCGGTGCCAAATTAGTATATGCCGCTCTGATTCTGTATTACACACTGCAGAGCAAAAGCGTATCCATCAAGGACAAAGCCATCATTCTGGGAGCACTCGGATACTTGATAAGCCCGCTCGACGTGATGCCTGACGCCATCCCCATCGCCGGACTGACCGACGACTTGGCGGTGCTCATCTATGTGCTGAAAAAGATTTGGGTGGACGTTTCCGACGAAGTCAAGGAAAAAGCCCGCACGAAACTGAATGACTGGTTTGATGAAGACGAAATCAAAGAGATAGAAAATCTGTTTGAAGAATAG
- a CDS encoding DUF4230 domain-containing protein → MRKVILFICLAACLFASCSGGSTDSNDVKNDSLPLLVIQVQKCSRLYTTEFLVHKVVTHEDKLKLEGSVFEKRFSINLPLGERKIAIPMNATLKGFVDFSNFSIENIRQEGDKIEIILPDPQVALTSSKIDREGVKEYVALLRSNFSDEELTAYEQQGRQAIIKTIPKMGIVERARQSAANVLIPIIEKFGYKKEDITISFRKDLTDKDITTLSEMPQTGK, encoded by the coding sequence ATGAGAAAAGTCATCCTTTTCATTTGCCTCGCAGCATGCCTCTTTGCATCATGCTCGGGCGGTTCTACTGACAGTAACGACGTGAAGAACGACTCGTTGCCGCTCCTCGTGATACAGGTACAGAAGTGTTCGCGCCTCTACACGACCGAGTTTCTCGTCCACAAAGTTGTCACACACGAAGACAAACTGAAGCTGGAGGGGTCTGTTTTCGAGAAACGATTCAGCATCAACCTCCCATTGGGAGAGCGCAAAATCGCCATTCCGATGAACGCCACACTGAAAGGATTCGTGGATTTCAGCAATTTCTCCATTGAAAACATCAGGCAGGAAGGCGACAAGATTGAAATTATCCTGCCCGACCCGCAAGTGGCGCTGACGAGCAGCAAGATAGACCGGGAGGGGGTTAAAGAGTATGTGGCGCTGCTACGCTCCAACTTCAGCGACGAAGAACTGACCGCCTACGAACAGCAGGGACGGCAAGCCATCATCAAGACCATTCCGAAAATGGGCATCGTCGAACGTGCACGGCAAAGTGCCGCAAACGTACTCATCCCCATTATCGAAAAGTTTGGCTATAAGAAAGAGGACATCACCATCTCTTTCAGAAAAGACCTGACCGACAAAGATATCACCACACTATCCGAAATGCCACAGACAGGAAAATGA
- a CDS encoding DUF4738 domain-containing protein — protein sequence MKRIAFLCVVAFLIAACGKKQESRNIIVSKQQVTQAPKKQEKMEDVDYNWNVDWVGSTYTVFVHRFADESLPMVEDEYGNKYYDNRVSVKVIRKDGSEFFNKTFSKTDFSSCLDDNFRRNGALLGLLFVEAVGDDLKFGGSVGSPDPLSDEYIPLVMKLNRMGTVHVSRDTELDGAVPSSPNSAGEMADDDGV from the coding sequence ATGAAACGAATAGCTTTTCTCTGTGTGGTCGCGTTCCTTATCGCAGCATGCGGAAAGAAACAGGAGAGTAGGAACATCATCGTCAGTAAGCAGCAAGTGACGCAGGCTCCCAAGAAGCAGGAGAAGATGGAGGATGTTGATTACAATTGGAATGTGGACTGGGTTGGTTCAACCTACACCGTCTTTGTGCATCGTTTTGCGGACGAGAGCCTTCCGATGGTGGAAGACGAGTATGGAAATAAGTATTACGATAACCGGGTGTCTGTCAAGGTGATTCGCAAGGATGGAAGTGAGTTCTTCAACAAGACATTCTCGAAGACCGATTTCAGCAGCTGTCTCGATGACAATTTCCGTCGGAACGGTGCCTTGCTCGGACTTCTTTTCGTGGAGGCAGTGGGCGATGACCTGAAATTCGGAGGCAGTGTCGGCTCTCCAGACCCGCTGAGCGATGAATATATCCCGCTTGTCATGAAACTGAATCGCATGGGAACGGTACACGTCAGTCGTGACACGGAACTCGACGGGGCAGTTCCTTCTTCACCGAACAGTGCAGGAGAAATGGCTGACGATGACGGCGTGTGA
- a CDS encoding DciA family protein: protein MFRRKTLILSDVLKHYLREEGLETPLLQHRLIEAWEEVAGKTVAKYTTEKYIQNQTLFVKISNPALRQDLSMMRSQLVCRLNEKVESMVISDIRFF from the coding sequence ATGTTTAGAAGGAAAACGTTAATATTGTCCGACGTGCTTAAGCACTATCTGAGGGAGGAAGGGCTGGAAACGCCCCTGCTTCAGCATCGGCTGATAGAGGCATGGGAAGAGGTTGCCGGAAAGACAGTTGCCAAATATACGACAGAAAAATACATACAGAACCAGACGTTGTTTGTGAAGATTTCCAATCCGGCACTTCGGCAGGACCTTTCCATGATGCGTTCACAGCTCGTTTGCCGTCTGAATGAAAAAGTGGAGAGCATGGTGATTAGCGACATCCGCTTTTTCTGA
- a CDS encoding copper homeostasis protein CutC yields the protein MTNKTFQFEVCANSVESCLAAQKGGAHRVELCAGIPEGGTTPSYGEIVTARKVLTTTRLHVIIRPRGGDFLYSDLEMERMIADIDVARQIGADGVVFGCLTEEGDIDMRKNRLLMEHSEGLSTTFHRAFDRCRDPRQALEQIISLGFDRILTSGAQPTAEQGISLLKELHDQAADRIIILAGCGVNEGNIRKIHEQTGIREFHFSAREKVLSHMRFTNPSVYMGSPDAEEDVRMETTERRVRATIGSLLT from the coding sequence ATGACAAATAAGACGTTTCAGTTTGAGGTCTGCGCCAACAGCGTGGAAAGTTGTCTGGCTGCCCAAAAAGGCGGTGCCCATCGCGTGGAACTCTGCGCCGGCATCCCGGAAGGCGGGACCACCCCGTCCTACGGCGAGATAGTGACAGCCCGCAAAGTGCTCACCACAACCCGACTGCACGTCATCATCCGCCCACGCGGAGGAGACTTCCTCTATTCTGACCTGGAAATGGAACGCATGATTGCCGACATTGACGTGGCACGCCAAATCGGAGCAGACGGCGTCGTCTTCGGCTGTCTCACCGAAGAGGGAGACATCGACATGAGGAAAAACCGCCTGCTGATGGAGCACTCAGAGGGACTTTCCACTACCTTCCACCGCGCTTTCGACCGTTGCAGGGACCCCAGACAGGCACTCGAACAGATTATCTCCTTAGGATTCGACCGCATTCTCACGTCGGGTGCACAACCGACTGCCGAACAGGGTATCAGTCTCCTGAAAGAACTACACGACCAGGCGGCTGACAGAATCATCATCCTCGCCGGCTGCGGAGTAAACGAGGGAAATATTCGCAAAATTCACGAGCAGACGGGAATCCGCGAGTTCCATTTCTCTGCACGCGAAAAGGTGCTGTCCCACATGCGTTTCACCAACCCCTCCGTCTATATGGGCAGTCCCGATGCTGAAGAAGATGTCCGCATGGAGACCACGGAGAGAAGGGTGCGTGCGACGATTGGCAGCCTCCTGACATAA
- a CDS encoding MBL fold metallo-hydrolase, translated as MKTKTILTLMTFLAVAACTSANKTTDKPQTTDNMDTFKTKSGKEITFTPIKHASMAITFGNTEIQVDPVIDAQPPHTDYNKFPKADYILITHEHYDHLDAEAVKALSKESTVIVTNKNSAEILGKGKVMANGDSLKLADDIMVYAVPAYNTTEGHLQFHPKGRDNGFILVLDGTRIYIAGDTEDIEEMKDVKDIDIAFLPCNQPYTMTPEQLRKAADMVKPRVLYPYHFGDTDREAMKAALDGTGIDVRIRNFE; from the coding sequence ATGAAGACAAAAACAATCCTCACACTGATGACCTTCCTTGCCGTCGCTGCATGCACATCGGCAAACAAGACAACAGACAAACCACAAACAACAGACAATATGGATACATTCAAGACAAAATCGGGAAAGGAAATCACATTCACTCCCATCAAGCATGCCAGCATGGCAATCACGTTCGGCAACACGGAAATACAGGTTGATCCCGTCATCGACGCACAACCGCCGCACACCGACTACAACAAGTTTCCGAAAGCTGACTACATCCTCATCACACACGAGCACTACGACCATCTCGATGCAGAGGCTGTGAAGGCGCTCAGCAAGGAAAGCACCGTCATCGTCACCAACAAAAACTCCGCCGAGATTCTCGGAAAAGGAAAAGTCATGGCGAACGGCGACTCACTCAAACTCGCTGACGACATCATGGTCTATGCCGTACCAGCATACAACACGACGGAAGGACACCTGCAGTTCCATCCCAAAGGACGCGACAACGGGTTTATCCTCGTGCTCGACGGCACCCGCATCTACATTGCAGGCGACACCGAAGACATCGAAGAGATGAAAGACGTGAAAGACATCGACATCGCATTCCTGCCATGCAACCAGCCATACACCATGACACCCGAACAACTCCGAAAGGCAGCCGACATGGTGAAACCGCGCGTGCTCTACCCCTATCACTTCGGCGATACCGACCGCGAAGCCATGAAAGCTGCACTTGACGGAACGGGAATCGATGTGAGAATCCGAAACTTCGAATGA
- the nadE gene encoding NAD(+) synthase, with the protein MEQFNAKIVKDQVVQWIRDWFEENGKGCNAVLGVSGGKDSSVVAALCVEALGKDRVIGVTMPNGVQKDISDSMRLINHLGIRNCNVNIGDTCNTLMAAVKEQLATLGAEVSNQTTINLPPRVRMTTLYAVSQSMNGRVANTCNLSEDWVGYSTRYGDAAGDFAPLGGLTVDEVIAIGKELGLPIDLVEKTPSDGLCGKSDEDNLGFTYATLDRYIRTGECDDPKVKALIDDKHVKNLFKLKPIPHFEYRCVL; encoded by the coding sequence ATGGAACAATTTAATGCAAAAATAGTGAAAGACCAAGTTGTGCAATGGATTCGTGACTGGTTCGAGGAGAATGGAAAAGGCTGTAATGCCGTGCTCGGCGTGTCGGGTGGCAAGGACAGCAGTGTCGTGGCTGCGCTGTGCGTGGAGGCTTTGGGTAAGGACCGAGTAATCGGCGTGACGATGCCCAACGGCGTGCAGAAGGACATTTCCGACAGTATGCGCCTTATCAACCACCTCGGCATCCGCAACTGCAATGTGAACATCGGCGACACCTGCAACACGCTGATGGCAGCGGTCAAAGAGCAACTGGCGACGCTCGGTGCGGAGGTGAGCAATCAGACCACCATCAACCTGCCGCCACGGGTGCGCATGACGACGCTCTATGCCGTGTCGCAGTCGATGAACGGGCGGGTGGCAAACACGTGCAACCTGTCTGAGGACTGGGTGGGCTACAGCACGCGCTATGGCGATGCTGCCGGCGATTTCGCTCCGCTTGGCGGACTGACCGTGGACGAGGTGATTGCCATCGGAAAGGAACTCGGGCTGCCCATCGACCTTGTGGAGAAGACTCCTTCAGACGGTCTCTGCGGCAAGAGCGACGAGGACAACCTCGGCTTCACTTACGCCACGCTCGACCGTTACATCCGGACGGGTGAGTGCGATGACCCCAAGGTGAAAGCGCTCATCGACGACAAACACGTGAAGAACCTCTTCAAGCTGAAACCGATTCCGCATTTTGAGTATAGGTGTGTTCTATAA